One Myxococcus xanthus DNA segment encodes these proteins:
- a CDS encoding ADP-ribosylglycohydrolase family protein: MPPPQRRPALKGPDPLLAQRRRGALLGMAVGNALSVPTAHRPFMAVPFPKQAEGPYMKLMGGGPHELRRGQVTEEVQLAACLSHSLRAMKRYDAADALRRYRAWQPHAFDVSEPMTEVFEDCQTSGFPPLGAGRRVWLRAYRKPADPGSLARAAPLGVYLAGDAHALTQASLEDSALTHFDPRCQLACAAFNAAIGHAVTHGAGLKAADLIPAAESGLLLAGAALGRSASDYVQEVSFAASLLREDLAIAQQEDPMLYGPELHLHRPLHAVRVAFRLAFWELLHAPSAEAALLDVVHRGGDTEAHATITGALLGAFHGEQALPEEWRKQVLEALSTVKGPLWDVYHPRHLLALSNA; this comes from the coding sequence ATGCCTCCGCCCCAACGCCGCCCCGCCTTGAAGGGGCCTGACCCATTGCTTGCTCAACGGCGCCGCGGCGCGCTGCTCGGCATGGCCGTGGGCAATGCCCTGTCCGTCCCCACCGCGCACCGGCCCTTCATGGCCGTTCCCTTTCCCAAACAGGCGGAGGGGCCCTACATGAAGCTGATGGGCGGCGGTCCGCATGAGCTGCGCCGCGGCCAGGTGACAGAAGAGGTCCAGCTCGCGGCCTGCCTGAGCCACAGCCTCCGGGCCATGAAGCGTTACGATGCCGCGGACGCACTGCGTCGTTACCGCGCCTGGCAGCCGCACGCCTTCGACGTCAGCGAGCCCATGACGGAGGTCTTCGAGGACTGCCAGACGTCGGGATTCCCGCCCCTGGGCGCGGGCAGGCGCGTGTGGCTGCGTGCGTACCGGAAGCCCGCGGACCCGGGGAGTCTGGCCCGCGCGGCGCCGCTGGGCGTGTACCTGGCGGGTGACGCCCACGCGCTCACCCAGGCCTCGCTGGAGGACTCCGCCCTCACCCACTTCGACCCGCGCTGCCAGCTCGCCTGCGCGGCCTTCAACGCGGCCATTGGCCATGCCGTCACCCATGGCGCGGGCCTCAAGGCCGCCGACCTCATCCCCGCCGCGGAGTCGGGCCTGCTGCTCGCCGGCGCGGCGCTCGGACGTTCCGCCAGTGACTATGTGCAGGAGGTGTCCTTCGCCGCGTCGCTCCTGCGCGAGGACCTGGCCATCGCCCAGCAAGAGGACCCGATGCTGTACGGGCCGGAGCTGCACCTCCACCGTCCCCTGCACGCGGTGCGCGTCGCCTTCCGGCTGGCCTTCTGGGAGCTGCTCCACGCCCCCAGCGCCGAGGCCGCGCTCCTGGACGTCGTCCACCGGGGCGGCGACACGGAGGCCCACGCCACCATCACCGGCGCGCTCCTGGGCGCCTTCCATGGCGAGCAGGCCCTGCCCGAGGAGTGGCGAAAGCAGGTCCTGGAGGCCCTGAGCACCGTCAAGGGGCCGCTGTGGGATGTCTATCACCCCCGGCACCTGCTGGCCCTGAGCAACGCCTGA
- the glpX gene encoding class II fructose-bisphosphatase, with the protein MDRNLAMEVVRVTEMAAIASARLMGRGNKDESDQAAVDAMRRAFDALQIDGTVVIGEGERDEAPMLYIGEKVGKRGEGAPEVDIALDPLEGTNLCAYGRPGSIAVVAMAGKGGLLNAPDTYMEKMAVGPRARGAIDLRKTPTENLRSIAEKMKVYVEDLTVVVLDRERHTDLIKEIRAAGARIRLIEDGDVAGAIATCFEDTGVEVLMGIGGAPEGVIAAAAIRATGGDMQGRLVPRNQGEIDRARSMGITDISKIYTAEELAKGEVMFAASGVTTGDFLKGVRFFGGGCETHSVVMRSKTGTVRFIQSVHKFDKKPGYAF; encoded by the coding sequence ATGGATCGCAACCTGGCAATGGAGGTCGTGCGCGTCACCGAGATGGCGGCCATCGCCTCCGCACGACTGATGGGCCGCGGCAACAAGGACGAGTCGGATCAGGCCGCCGTGGACGCCATGCGCCGCGCCTTCGACGCGCTGCAGATTGATGGCACCGTCGTCATCGGCGAGGGCGAGCGCGACGAGGCGCCCATGCTCTACATCGGCGAGAAGGTGGGCAAGCGTGGCGAGGGTGCGCCCGAGGTGGACATCGCCCTGGACCCGCTGGAGGGCACCAACCTGTGCGCCTACGGCCGTCCGGGTTCCATCGCCGTGGTGGCCATGGCGGGCAAGGGCGGGCTGCTCAACGCCCCCGACACGTACATGGAGAAGATGGCCGTGGGCCCGCGCGCCCGGGGCGCCATCGACCTGCGCAAGACGCCCACGGAGAACCTCCGCTCCATCGCGGAGAAGATGAAGGTCTATGTGGAAGACCTCACGGTGGTGGTGCTGGACCGCGAGCGTCACACCGACCTCATCAAGGAGATTCGCGCGGCGGGCGCCCGCATCCGGCTCATCGAGGACGGTGACGTGGCCGGCGCCATCGCCACGTGTTTCGAGGACACGGGCGTGGAGGTGCTGATGGGCATCGGCGGCGCGCCCGAGGGCGTCATCGCCGCGGCGGCCATCCGCGCCACCGGCGGTGACATGCAGGGCCGGCTCGTTCCCCGCAACCAGGGCGAAATCGACCGCGCCAGGTCGATGGGCATCACCGACATCTCGAAGATCTACACCGCCGAGGAGCTGGCCAAGGGCGAGGTCATGTTCGCCGCCTCCGGCGTCACCACCGGCGACTTCCTCAAGGGCGTGCGCTTCTTCGGCGGCGGCTGCGAGACGCACTCCGTCGTCATGCGCAGCAAGACGGGCACCGTCCGCTTCATCCAGTCGGTGCACAAGTTCGACAAGAAGCCGGGGTACGCTTTCTAG
- a CDS encoding acyl-CoA thioesterase yields MVEARLRVIYGDTDQMGVVYYANYFRYFEFARSEYFRARGGSYAELERSGALLPVAEASCQYKASARYDDLLVIQTTVSELRRASIVFTYALFRDGAPRTLLCTGMTRHACVGRDGKPTRLPDSLIRLLETTGPSPGSSPST; encoded by the coding sequence ATGGTCGAGGCCCGCCTTCGCGTCATCTACGGCGACACTGATCAGATGGGTGTCGTCTACTACGCGAATTACTTCCGCTATTTCGAGTTCGCGCGCAGTGAGTACTTCCGCGCCCGGGGTGGCAGCTACGCCGAGCTGGAGCGCTCTGGTGCCCTGCTACCCGTGGCCGAGGCGAGCTGCCAGTACAAGGCATCCGCGCGCTACGACGATCTGTTGGTCATCCAAACCACCGTGAGTGAGTTGCGCCGCGCCTCCATCGTGTTCACCTACGCGCTGTTTCGTGACGGTGCGCCACGCACGCTGCTCTGCACCGGTATGACCCGTCATGCCTGCGTGGGGCGGGACGGCAAGCCGACGCGGCTGCCGGACTCCCTCATCCGGCTGCTCGAAACGACCGGGCCTTCCCCGGGCTCTTCCCCTTCCACCTGA
- a CDS encoding alkaline phosphatase family protein: protein MIRALSLAVALATLPAFARPPRLTLVISVDALGSDVLLRNRPRLKGGLHQLLNQGAYFPYARYGYAECRTAPGHATLSTGANPWRHGIVDNRWVDRSTMKRVMAFADAAHPVLEVPLKPGQDSGPAHLMVETLADRLRVTTQERGKAVALSIKPHAAIALAGRAGQAWWFDKGEGKFVTGTWYTKEFPAWLKALNARKLPEASFGKKWELMRPAAEYVGEDEGLAEADVYGLGLTFPHPLDGGLPSPGPAFYQAFALSPDSHDLLVEAAKAAIAGEGLGQDDVPDLLAVSFSSTDLVFHEYGPYSWEMQDTLLRLDKAMGNLIAAAERAAGGRGNLVIALSADHGGAAMPEQWAAKGLAARRVSSKELAESLTQALRQQFGGDVTATLEQLDVYLGGKTHQGGSVDAAVRRAAAAWLAKHPSVITAVANDDLFTAPDTEGYLTLMRKSYYPGRSGDVLFMLRPFHMLHYIPTGTSHGTPHSYDSQVPVVFAGKGVKPGMYLEEIDPVDFAPTLSALMEMGMPASAEGKPRAEVLTGK from the coding sequence ATGATTCGCGCACTTTCCCTCGCCGTGGCGCTGGCCACCCTGCCCGCTTTTGCCCGACCTCCCAGGCTGACGCTCGTCATCAGCGTGGACGCGCTCGGCAGCGACGTGTTGCTACGCAACCGTCCGCGCCTGAAGGGCGGCCTGCACCAGCTCCTCAACCAGGGCGCGTACTTTCCTTATGCGCGCTACGGCTACGCCGAATGCCGCACCGCGCCCGGCCACGCCACCCTCTCCACGGGCGCCAACCCCTGGCGGCACGGCATCGTGGACAACCGGTGGGTGGACCGCTCGACGATGAAGCGCGTGATGGCCTTCGCGGACGCGGCCCATCCGGTGCTGGAGGTGCCGCTGAAGCCGGGCCAGGACTCCGGCCCCGCCCACCTCATGGTGGAGACGCTGGCGGACCGGCTGCGCGTGACGACGCAGGAGCGTGGCAAGGCGGTGGCGTTGTCCATCAAACCCCACGCGGCCATCGCCCTGGCCGGGCGTGCGGGACAGGCGTGGTGGTTCGACAAGGGCGAGGGGAAGTTCGTCACCGGCACCTGGTACACGAAGGAGTTCCCGGCGTGGCTGAAGGCGCTGAACGCGCGGAAGCTGCCGGAGGCGTCCTTCGGCAAGAAGTGGGAGCTGATGCGGCCGGCCGCGGAGTACGTGGGCGAGGACGAAGGCCTCGCTGAGGCAGACGTCTACGGCCTGGGCCTCACCTTCCCCCACCCGCTGGACGGCGGGCTGCCGTCGCCGGGCCCTGCCTTCTACCAGGCGTTCGCCCTCTCACCGGACTCGCATGACCTGCTGGTGGAGGCGGCCAAGGCGGCCATCGCCGGCGAGGGACTGGGCCAGGACGACGTGCCCGATCTGCTGGCCGTGAGCTTCAGCAGCACGGACCTGGTGTTCCATGAGTACGGGCCCTACTCGTGGGAGATGCAGGACACGCTGCTGCGGCTGGACAAGGCGATGGGCAACCTCATCGCCGCGGCCGAGCGCGCCGCGGGAGGACGCGGCAACCTGGTCATCGCGCTGTCTGCGGACCACGGCGGCGCGGCGATGCCGGAGCAGTGGGCCGCCAAGGGGCTCGCCGCGAGGCGCGTGAGCTCGAAGGAGCTGGCGGAGAGCCTGACGCAGGCGCTGCGTCAGCAGTTCGGCGGCGACGTGACGGCCACGCTCGAACAGCTGGACGTGTACCTGGGCGGCAAGACGCACCAGGGGGGCTCAGTGGACGCGGCGGTGCGGCGCGCGGCGGCGGCGTGGCTGGCGAAGCACCCGTCGGTCATCACGGCTGTGGCTAATGACGACCTGTTCACCGCGCCGGACACCGAGGGCTACCTGACGCTCATGCGCAAGAGCTACTACCCCGGGCGCAGCGGCGACGTGCTCTTCATGCTCCGGCCCTTCCACATGCTCCACTACATCCCCACCGGCACCAGCCACGGCACGCCGCATTCCTATGATTCACAAGTGCCCGTCGTCTTCGCGGGCAAGGGCGTGAAGCCGGGCATGTACCTGGAGGAGATCGACCCCGTGGACTTCGCCCCCACCCTGTCGGCGCTGATGGAGATGGGCATGCCCGCTTCGGCGGAGGGCAAGCCCCGCGCGGAGGTCCTCACGGGCAAGTGA
- the eno gene encoding phosphopyruvate hydratase: MTEISQILAREVLDSRGNPTVEAEVQLAGGARGRAAVPSGASTGEHEAIELRDGDKHRYLGKGVQKAVKNVVDVLAPALVGMDAADQFAVDQRMLELDGTATKGKLGANAILAVSMAAARAAADAHGLPLYRYVGGVQARTLPVPLMNILNGGAHADTRVDVQEFMVVPAGASSFAEGLRWGAEVFHALKKILKGRKLATGVGDEGGYAPDLPANEEALKLIMEAIDQAGFKAGEQLFLALDVAASEFFDKGSKKYKLKGEGKEYDSTGLLEYYRGLSERYPIISIEDGMAEDDWEGWKKLTDALGSRMQLVGDDLFVTNVERLGRGIETGTANSILVKVNQIGTLTETFDAVRMAHRAGYTSVMSHRSGETEDTTIADLAVALDCGQIKTGSASRSDRVAKYNQLLRIEGELGAAARYAGKSVFRALNQKK, translated from the coding sequence ATGACCGAGATTTCTCAGATTCTGGCGCGCGAAGTGCTCGACTCCCGTGGCAACCCGACCGTGGAGGCGGAGGTCCAGCTTGCCGGGGGCGCTCGTGGCCGCGCCGCGGTGCCGTCCGGTGCGTCCACCGGTGAGCATGAGGCCATCGAGCTGCGCGACGGCGACAAGCATCGCTACCTGGGCAAGGGCGTGCAGAAGGCCGTGAAGAACGTGGTCGACGTGCTCGCGCCCGCGCTGGTGGGCATGGACGCGGCGGATCAGTTCGCGGTGGACCAGCGGATGCTGGAGCTGGACGGCACCGCCACCAAGGGCAAGCTGGGCGCCAACGCCATCCTCGCGGTGTCCATGGCGGCCGCTCGCGCCGCGGCGGACGCGCACGGGCTGCCGCTGTACCGCTACGTGGGCGGCGTGCAGGCGCGCACCCTGCCGGTGCCGCTGATGAACATCCTCAACGGCGGCGCGCACGCGGACACCCGCGTGGACGTGCAGGAGTTCATGGTGGTGCCCGCCGGTGCGTCCTCCTTCGCGGAGGGCCTGCGCTGGGGCGCCGAGGTGTTCCACGCGCTGAAGAAGATTCTCAAGGGCCGCAAGCTGGCCACGGGCGTGGGCGACGAGGGCGGCTACGCCCCGGACCTGCCGGCGAACGAAGAGGCGCTGAAGCTCATCATGGAGGCCATCGACCAGGCGGGCTTCAAGGCCGGTGAGCAGCTCTTCCTGGCCCTGGACGTGGCGGCCAGCGAGTTCTTCGACAAGGGCAGCAAGAAGTACAAGCTGAAGGGCGAGGGCAAGGAGTACGACTCGACCGGCCTGCTCGAGTACTACCGGGGCCTCTCCGAGCGCTACCCCATCATCTCCATCGAAGACGGCATGGCGGAGGATGACTGGGAGGGCTGGAAGAAGCTCACCGACGCGCTGGGTTCGCGCATGCAGTTGGTGGGTGACGACCTCTTCGTCACCAACGTGGAGCGCCTGGGCCGCGGCATCGAGACGGGCACGGCCAACTCCATCCTGGTGAAGGTGAACCAGATTGGCACCCTGACGGAGACGTTCGACGCCGTGCGCATGGCGCACCGCGCCGGTTACACGTCCGTCATGAGCCACCGCTCCGGCGAGACGGAGGACACCACCATCGCCGACCTGGCCGTGGCGCTGGACTGCGGGCAGATCAAGACGGGTTCCGCGTCCCGCTCCGACCGCGTGGCCAAGTACAACCAGTTGCTGCGCATCGAAGGCGAGCTGGGGGCCGCGGCCCGCTACGCTGGCAAGTCGGTGTTCCGCGCCTTGAACCAGAAGAAGTGA
- a CDS encoding type II toxin-antitoxin system RatA family toxin encodes MPGASRTIIVNAPIEKVFDVITQYERYPEFLPEVKGIRTENRKGNTVDVHYKVDVVKTINYSIHVTEERPTRMSWTYIKGEFMKDNQGSWVLVPEGEGKTKATYTVEMALGALVPKSVVSALVETSLPKMLDAFKRRFEAP; translated from the coding sequence ATGCCTGGCGCCTCGCGAACCATCATCGTCAACGCCCCCATCGAGAAGGTCTTCGACGTCATCACCCAGTACGAGCGGTACCCGGAGTTCCTTCCCGAGGTGAAGGGCATCCGGACCGAGAACCGCAAGGGCAACACGGTGGACGTCCACTACAAGGTGGATGTGGTGAAGACCATCAACTACTCCATCCACGTCACGGAGGAGCGGCCCACCCGCATGTCCTGGACCTACATCAAGGGCGAGTTCATGAAGGACAACCAGGGCAGCTGGGTCCTGGTGCCCGAGGGCGAGGGCAAGACGAAGGCCACCTACACCGTGGAGATGGCTCTGGGCGCGCTGGTGCCCAAGAGCGTCGTCTCCGCGCTGGTGGAGACCTCGTTGCCGAAGATGCTGGACGCCTTCAAGCGCCGCTTCGAGGCGCCCTGA
- a CDS encoding valine--tRNA ligase, which yields MTDTTELSKAYEPTEVEARRYAFWLERNYFRAEAPSDKPPFSMVLPPPNVTGSLHIGHALTATIQDILIRWKRMSGFNALWLPGTDHAGIATQMVVERELKQTEGKSRHDLGREAFLERVWEWKGKFGARIGEQHRYLGASLDWSRERFTMDEQSSAAVREVFVRLYEEGLMYRAQKLINWCPSCHTALSDLEVEHQEKNGSIWHIRYPVKDTDRTLTVATTRPETMLGDTAVAVHPEDERYQDLIGKHVVLPLSGREIPIIADAELVDPKFGTGVVKVTPAHDFNDYQTGLRHKLPMLSILDESARMTKETGKYAGLDRFEARKQVLADLQEQGLLEKEEPHKLSVGTCQRSTTVVEPRLSPQWFVKIEPLAKPAIEAVEQGRTKFVPESWTNTYFHWMRNIHDWCVSRQLWWGHQIPAYYCTACSPRLGDDTDLPLDSATVKVGGVDFARAEPIVAREQPSSCPKCGGATFIQDPDVLDTWFSSALWPFSTLGWPRNTPELQTFYPTSVMETGHDIIFFWVARMMMMGLHFMGDVPFRTVYLHAMVRDEKGEKMSKTKKNVIDPLDVILGAPADKLEPTLRNKFPQGMPAFGADALRFTLASLTQQGRDIKLSMDRMAGYKAFCNKLWNASRFALMNMGEFTLDERPLKERPLTLADRWILSRLQRATTEARASLETYGFAEAASTLYQFLWAEFCDWYIELAKGSLYGTDEQAKDSARAVLVYSLDRILRLLHPFMPFITEEIWQKLPMSRSVDSIMIASYPEPDADLVDEAAEAEMAPVIASIEGLRTIRGESNLSPATKVKAVVQSPDARTRELLERWRAYLMPLAGLSDVEIGAPGTKPPQAAAFVGTNLEIYVPLAGLIDLDAERDRLRKEIARTEQEAAGVLRKLENPNFVAKAPPDVVEKDRARVEELKERKAKLQDHLQRIAPEPAMPAAPPSESRTPTESVEPTEADIVTEADVATEPITPPESAARLETPPPAEGGAEYETLAESTEEEEEAAAPAEVKAAPDAEAEGNVDLAEELKDELEAVGGVPEAADPQVQDALEKLRAGTKEGLSPADHHDLGVAYMSMGLVDDAMREFNTARAGGDAREAPAAAEQTVASTAKAVVKATLAAVKKASSIAKETVVEAVSASGEDEEPAAPAKARPAKKAAGKKAPAVAKEAPAQKAAGAKGAAKKAAAKKAPAKGAKGAAKKAAAKKAPAKGAAKKAAAKKAPAKVAAKKAATKKSAAKKAPAKGAAKKAAAKKAPAKVAAKKAATKKGAAKKVAAASKKPVKKAAGRKAPAKKGTGAKPKARAKARR from the coding sequence ATGACCGATACCACTGAACTTTCGAAGGCCTACGAGCCCACCGAGGTCGAGGCTCGCCGCTACGCGTTCTGGCTGGAGCGCAACTACTTCCGCGCCGAGGCGCCCTCCGACAAGCCGCCGTTCTCCATGGTGCTGCCGCCGCCCAACGTCACGGGCAGCCTGCACATCGGTCATGCGCTGACGGCCACCATCCAGGACATCCTCATCCGCTGGAAGCGGATGAGCGGCTTCAACGCCCTGTGGCTCCCAGGTACGGACCACGCCGGCATCGCCACGCAGATGGTGGTGGAGCGGGAGCTGAAGCAGACGGAGGGGAAGAGCCGCCACGACCTGGGCCGCGAGGCCTTCCTCGAGCGCGTCTGGGAGTGGAAGGGCAAGTTCGGCGCTCGTATCGGCGAGCAGCACCGCTACCTGGGCGCGTCCCTGGACTGGAGCCGCGAGCGCTTCACCATGGACGAGCAGTCCTCCGCCGCGGTGCGCGAGGTCTTTGTCCGGCTGTACGAAGAGGGCCTGATGTACCGGGCCCAGAAGCTCATCAACTGGTGTCCTTCGTGCCACACGGCGCTCAGCGACCTGGAAGTGGAGCACCAGGAGAAGAACGGCTCCATCTGGCACATCCGCTACCCGGTGAAGGACACCGACCGCACGCTCACCGTGGCCACCACGCGCCCGGAGACGATGCTGGGCGACACCGCCGTGGCCGTCCATCCGGAGGACGAGCGCTACCAGGACCTGATTGGCAAGCACGTGGTGCTGCCGCTCAGCGGCCGCGAGATTCCCATCATCGCGGACGCCGAACTGGTGGATCCGAAGTTCGGCACCGGCGTGGTGAAGGTCACGCCCGCGCACGACTTCAACGACTACCAGACGGGCCTGCGTCACAAGTTGCCGATGCTGTCCATCTTGGACGAATCGGCCCGGATGACGAAGGAGACCGGCAAGTACGCCGGCCTGGATCGCTTCGAGGCGCGCAAGCAGGTGCTGGCGGACCTCCAGGAGCAGGGGCTGCTGGAGAAGGAGGAGCCGCACAAGCTGTCCGTCGGCACGTGCCAGCGCAGCACCACGGTGGTGGAGCCGCGCCTGTCGCCGCAGTGGTTCGTGAAGATTGAACCGCTGGCGAAGCCGGCCATCGAGGCGGTGGAGCAGGGCCGCACGAAGTTCGTCCCCGAGTCATGGACGAACACCTACTTCCACTGGATGCGCAACATCCACGACTGGTGCGTCAGCCGCCAGCTCTGGTGGGGCCACCAGATTCCCGCGTACTACTGCACCGCGTGCAGCCCTCGGTTGGGGGACGACACCGACCTGCCGCTGGATTCCGCGACGGTGAAGGTGGGCGGCGTGGACTTCGCGCGCGCGGAGCCGATTGTCGCGCGTGAGCAGCCCTCGTCCTGCCCGAAGTGCGGCGGCGCCACGTTCATCCAGGACCCGGACGTGCTGGACACGTGGTTCTCGTCCGCGCTGTGGCCCTTCTCCACGCTGGGCTGGCCGCGCAACACGCCGGAGCTCCAGACGTTCTACCCGACGTCCGTCATGGAGACGGGCCACGACATCATCTTCTTCTGGGTCGCCCGGATGATGATGATGGGCCTGCACTTCATGGGGGATGTGCCCTTCCGCACCGTGTACCTGCACGCGATGGTGCGCGACGAGAAGGGCGAGAAGATGTCGAAGACGAAGAAGAACGTCATCGACCCCTTGGACGTCATCCTCGGCGCCCCCGCGGACAAGCTTGAGCCGACGCTCAGGAACAAGTTCCCGCAGGGCATGCCTGCCTTCGGCGCGGACGCGCTGCGCTTCACGCTCGCGTCGCTCACCCAGCAGGGCCGGGACATCAAGCTGTCCATGGACCGGATGGCTGGCTACAAGGCCTTCTGCAACAAGCTGTGGAACGCCAGCCGCTTCGCCCTGATGAACATGGGCGAGTTCACGCTGGATGAGCGTCCTCTGAAGGAGCGTCCGTTGACGCTGGCGGACCGCTGGATTCTCTCGCGGCTCCAGCGCGCCACCACTGAGGCCCGCGCCTCGCTGGAGACGTACGGCTTCGCCGAGGCGGCCTCCACGCTGTACCAGTTCCTGTGGGCCGAGTTCTGCGACTGGTACATCGAGCTGGCCAAGGGCTCGCTCTACGGCACCGATGAGCAGGCGAAGGACTCCGCGCGCGCGGTGCTGGTGTACTCGCTGGATCGCATCCTGCGGCTGCTTCACCCGTTCATGCCGTTCATCACTGAGGAGATCTGGCAGAAGCTGCCGATGTCCCGGTCGGTGGACAGCATCATGATCGCGTCGTACCCGGAGCCCGACGCGGACCTGGTGGACGAGGCCGCCGAGGCGGAGATGGCCCCGGTCATCGCCTCCATCGAGGGCCTGCGCACCATCCGCGGCGAGAGTAACCTGTCGCCCGCGACGAAGGTGAAGGCGGTGGTGCAGAGCCCGGACGCTCGCACGCGCGAGCTGCTGGAGCGCTGGCGCGCGTACCTGATGCCGCTGGCCGGCCTGTCCGACGTGGAGATTGGTGCGCCCGGCACCAAGCCGCCGCAGGCCGCCGCCTTCGTGGGCACGAACCTGGAAATCTACGTGCCGCTGGCGGGTCTCATCGACCTGGACGCGGAACGCGACCGCCTCCGCAAGGAGATTGCGCGCACCGAGCAGGAGGCCGCCGGTGTGCTGCGCAAGCTGGAGAACCCCAACTTCGTGGCCAAGGCGCCCCCGGACGTGGTCGAGAAGGACCGCGCCCGCGTGGAGGAGTTGAAGGAGCGCAAGGCCAAGCTTCAGGACCATCTGCAGCGCATTGCCCCGGAGCCCGCCATGCCCGCAGCGCCGCCGTCCGAGAGCCGCACGCCGACCGAAAGCGTTGAGCCGACCGAGGCCGACATCGTGACTGAAGCCGACGTCGCGACCGAGCCCATCACGCCGCCCGAGAGCGCTGCTCGATTAGAGACGCCGCCTCCGGCCGAGGGGGGCGCTGAATACGAGACGCTCGCCGAGTCCACCGAGGAGGAGGAGGAAGCCGCTGCTCCGGCCGAGGTGAAGGCCGCGCCGGATGCGGAAGCCGAGGGGAACGTCGACCTGGCGGAGGAGTTGAAGGACGAGCTCGAGGCCGTGGGCGGCGTGCCCGAAGCCGCGGACCCCCAGGTGCAGGACGCCCTGGAGAAGCTGCGCGCGGGGACGAAGGAAGGCCTGTCTCCGGCCGACCATCATGACCTCGGCGTTGCGTACATGAGCATGGGCCTCGTCGACGACGCGATGCGGGAGTTCAACACGGCGCGCGCCGGTGGCGACGCCCGTGAGGCGCCCGCCGCCGCCGAGCAGACGGTGGCCTCCACCGCGAAGGCCGTGGTGAAGGCCACCCTGGCCGCCGTGAAGAAGGCGTCGTCCATCGCGAAGGAGACGGTGGTGGAGGCTGTCTCCGCGTCCGGCGAGGATGAGGAGCCTGCCGCTCCGGCGAAGGCGCGTCCCGCGAAGAAGGCTGCGGGCAAGAAGGCGCCTGCCGTCGCGAAGGAGGCTCCGGCCCAGAAGGCCGCGGGCGCGAAGGGCGCTGCCAAGAAGGCCGCTGCGAAGAAGGCTCCGGCCAAGGGCGCGAAGGGCGCTGCCAAGAAGGCCGCTGCGAAGAAGGCTCCGGCGAAGGGCGCTGCCAAGAAGGCCGCTGCGAAGAAGGCTCCGGCCAAGGTCGCCGCGAAGAAGGCTGCCACGAAGAAGTCCGCCGCGAAGAAGGCGCCTGCCAAGGGCGCGGCGAAGAAGGCCGCTGCGAAGAAGGCTCCGGCCAAGGTCGCCGCGAAGAAGGCTGCCACGAAGAAGGGGGCCGCGAAGAAGGTCGCTGCCGCCAGCAAGAAGCCGGTGAAGAAGGCGGCGGGCCGGAAGGCTCCCGCGAAGAAGGGCACCGGGGCGAAACCCAAGGCGCGGGCAAAGGCCCGGCGGTAG
- the nadC gene encoding carboxylating nicotinate-nucleotide diphosphorylase, which produces MQQQDYLDRLIALALDEDLGAAGDVTSQALIPPDYEGSAELVAKEQLVLAGLDAFVRVFKTVDPNVEVELLRRDGQEIKPKMVAARCHGRMRSLLAAERTALNIVQRAAGIATLAQQAVTSVRGSNLRVLDTRKTPPGMRTVAKEAVRMGGASNHRFGLFDGVLIKDNHIAAVGGSIAEALRRAKLNGPRLTKVEIEVTNLKQLAEAIEHGADVVMLDNMDDAQIREAVKLAAGRVPLEVSGGVTLDRLPRLAKLGIDFVSMGALTHSARAMDLSLEITAAAKRPARSKQPKPA; this is translated from the coding sequence GTGCAGCAGCAGGATTACCTCGACCGGCTCATCGCGCTCGCACTCGATGAGGACCTGGGGGCGGCGGGTGACGTCACCTCGCAGGCCCTCATCCCTCCTGACTACGAGGGCAGCGCGGAACTGGTCGCCAAGGAGCAGTTGGTGCTCGCGGGACTGGATGCCTTCGTCCGTGTCTTCAAGACGGTCGACCCGAACGTCGAGGTGGAGCTGTTGCGCCGCGACGGTCAGGAGATCAAACCGAAGATGGTCGCCGCGCGGTGTCACGGACGGATGCGCTCGCTGCTCGCGGCGGAGCGCACCGCGCTCAACATCGTGCAGCGGGCCGCGGGCATCGCGACGCTGGCGCAGCAGGCCGTCACGTCCGTGCGTGGCTCCAATCTGCGCGTCCTGGACACGCGGAAGACGCCGCCGGGAATGCGCACGGTGGCCAAGGAGGCCGTCCGCATGGGCGGTGCCTCCAACCACCGCTTCGGCCTCTTCGACGGCGTCCTCATCAAGGACAACCACATCGCCGCCGTGGGTGGTTCCATCGCGGAGGCGCTGCGCCGCGCGAAGCTCAACGGGCCTCGGCTGACGAAGGTCGAAATCGAGGTCACCAACCTCAAGCAGCTTGCGGAGGCCATCGAGCACGGCGCCGACGTGGTGATGCTCGACAACATGGACGACGCGCAGATTCGCGAGGCCGTGAAGCTGGCGGCGGGCCGCGTGCCGCTCGAGGTGTCGGGCGGCGTCACGCTGGACCGGCTGCCTCGGTTGGCGAAGCTGGGCATCGACTTCGTGTCCATGGGCGCGCTGACGCACTCCGCGCGGGCCATGGACCTGTCGCTGGAAATCACCGCCGCGGCGAAGCGGCCCGCGCGCAGCAAGCAGCCGAAGCCGGCGTAG